TATGAGGACAAACACTATACAAGAAGGATGGATATCGTGGATAATTTTTGCAACATTCTACGAACTAACAGActcaagttttatttattttctcccgTAGGCTTGTTCAAtcacagtcagtcacagggcaaatGAGAAGCACATGAGCATAACAGAAGCAAGGTGTCATGGTTTGCTTTAATTAAGTCCTGTCATTTGCTGAAGTTGAAAGTTCTGATACTTTCTCtttcaaaccttttgcatgAGTAAGGctcaattttacattttgttttaatgacatAAAATGGGAACCACTTAAATTGAATTTCCCTGCGGTCATACAATTGGGAAATCTACCAAAGCTTCTGAATTTGAACCACCACGTAAGATGTTACGTGAGATGTCAGAATACTGCAGTTCAGAGCGGTGTCAATTTTGAGAGAAAATTTTGATTTAGTTGTAGTCAAAGTATTTTGCCGAGAAGTAGGGCTGCAAATGACAATTATTTAAAAGTCGATTAATCGGTCGATTAAAGttcaaaaaatttatttttaaaaaatcttccTTTAATATCCTTGAAGACTGTTACTACTAACATTGTCTGTAAAGGTCTTATGATGCAACAGATAAACactggaacatccatccattttctatagcacttgtctttttttgggtgagagatggggtacaccctggtctTGTCTCCAGGCAATCACAGGGTACGTatgcaaccattcacactcaaaaacacaaattaagGCCTTCAAGGAACccaacatgtatgtttttggaatgtaggaggaagctggACTACCCAtgaaaaacccatgcaagcacgagGGAGAACATCTGAACGCCACACAGGATGGTCTGAACCAAGATTCCAACactgaactgtgaggccaccgtgctgccctggCTCTGGAAacaattatttcttttatttcttatGAGGAAAACTTGCTTCTAAACAAACTGGAAGTTTTGTTTAACATTACAGTTTCCACTGTAACATTTTAATCTTCATAATGGGCTACTGAGGTAAGCAACTACACctcaagtcaaagaaaaagacatGTTATGTCTCACCTCATAATTGTGAGCCTTCAGAGCCGCCGTGTACGTAGCCGCCTTTGGATTTCATTTGGGCCTGGATCAGGTCCACCTGCAAGCATGCAGTAAGCAGTGTTCGGTAAGAAGAGGAACCACAGCAGCCTTGCATGACCTCTGTGGGTTTATCTGAGGAGTAAGAGGAGCTTTTAAAAACCCACCGAAGGTAATCCCAGCCCCATGTCACCCGAGCCGACGTGTGTGGTGTGGACGAAGTTCGTTGGCTCGCCGATCATGGAACGGTCGATTCGTCGCCTCCGTTTCTATAAATGGGGGGTGACAAACATACCCTGgcttttaaaatacattcacTAACAGCCAGTAAAATGTCTTGAACTCAACATTGTTTGACCACAACACTTGCACAAACACTGCATAAAATTCTGAACAGGAACATAACAGCATCGAACATGGAAGGTGTCCTTGCTGGTACACAAATATATTAGAATTCTAAAACAAGTTGCTATAACaacaacttcttcttttcctttcggcttgtctcgttaggggtcgccacagcgcgtcatccttttccaagtaagcctatctcctgcatcctcctctcgaacaccaactgccatcatgtcttccctcacaacatccatcaaccttgtctttggtcttcctctagcagtcttgcctggcagctccatcctcatcatccttctaccaatatactcactatttctcctcgggacgtgtccaaaccatcgaagtctgccctctctaactttgtctccaaaacatcgaaccttggctgtccctctgatgagctcatttctaattgcaTTGTAtgcaacctggtcactccaagagcgaacctcaacatcttcatttctgccacctcaagctctgcttcctgttgtctcttcagtgccagtcTTGAtgtaatccgtacatcatggctggcctcaccactgttttataaactttgcccttcatcctagcagagactcttctgtcacataacacacctgacaccttcctccacccgttccaacctgcttggacccgtttcttcacttcctgaccacactcaccattgctctggacggttgaccccaagtatttaaagtcctccacccttgctatctcttctccctgtagcctcactcttcccccaccacccttctcattcatgcacatatattctgtcttacttcggctaatcttcattcctcttctttccagtgcatgactccatctttctaactgttcctccaactgctccctgctttcactgcagatcacaatgtcatctgcaaacatcatggtccacggggattccagtctaacctcatctgtcagcctatccatcaccactgcaaaaaggaaggggctcagggctgatccctgatgcagtcccacctccaccttaaattcgtctgtcacacctaaagcacacctcaccgctgttctgctgccctcgtacatgtcctgtattattctaacatacttctctgccacgccagacttccgcatgcagtaccatagttcctctctgggtactctgtcataggctttctcttgatctacaaagacacaatgtagctctttctgaccttctctgtacttttccatcaacatcctcaaggcaaataatgcatctgtggtactctttctaggcatgaaaccctactgttgctcgcaaatactcacttctgtcccgagtctagcctccactactctttcccataacttcattgtgtggctcatcaactttattcctctacagttcccacagctctgcacatcacctttgttcttaaaaatgggcaccagtacacttttcctccattcctcaggcatcttctcacgcactagaattctattgaacaagctggtcaaaaactccacagccacctctcctagatgcttccatatgTTGTTGCTATAATAACAACAAAGATTTTAATTCTCAGAACAGAAACCAATATTGAttctaaatatgtttttaaataaacctgTTATTTCTTTATGCTGTGGTAAACACAACACTTCTCATTTCTTATCCTTGAATGCCATTTGAATTTAAGTTTTTGTGAGTTTGTACAAAAACTTACAGCAATGTTAGCAATGAGAGGTACCCAGGCTGGTC
This sequence is a window from Phycodurus eques isolate BA_2022a chromosome 2, UOR_Pequ_1.1, whole genome shotgun sequence. Protein-coding genes within it:
- the cdc42se2 gene encoding CDC42 small effector protein 2, whose protein sequence is MTEFWVCFSCCIAEQPQPKRRRRIDRSMIGEPTNFVHTTHVGSGDMGLGLPSVDLIQAQMKSKGGYVHGGSEGSQL